The Burkholderia cepacia ATCC 25416 genome includes a window with the following:
- a CDS encoding DUF2760 domain-containing protein, whose product MPESNLSFFGRLSLAVGTFFSVLGNREFAAGVLRVRDGAPASVAPTPAPAAAPVAPAPAPVKAPAPELREASPQAALQLLGLLQRDARFIDFVEEDIAGYADAEIGAAARLVHDGCRAALREHFTIVPVRDEAEGSRVTLPAGFDATAVRVTGNVVGAAPFTGTVSHRGWRVADVRLPKLTGSHDASVVAPAEVEL is encoded by the coding sequence ATGCCCGAATCCAACCTGTCCTTCTTCGGCCGGCTGTCGCTTGCCGTCGGCACGTTCTTCTCCGTGCTCGGCAATCGCGAGTTCGCGGCCGGCGTGCTGCGCGTGCGCGACGGCGCCCCGGCATCGGTCGCGCCGACCCCGGCCCCGGCTGCCGCGCCCGTTGCGCCGGCCCCCGCACCCGTGAAGGCGCCTGCTCCCGAGCTGCGCGAAGCGAGCCCGCAGGCCGCACTGCAACTGCTCGGCCTGCTGCAGCGCGACGCGCGCTTCATCGACTTCGTCGAGGAAGACATCGCCGGCTATGCGGACGCCGAGATCGGCGCGGCCGCGCGCCTCGTGCACGACGGCTGCCGTGCCGCGCTGCGCGAACACTTCACGATCGTGCCGGTGCGCGACGAAGCCGAGGGCAGCCGCGTGACGCTGCCGGCCGGTTTCGACGCGACGGCCGTGCGCGTGACCGGCAACGTGGTCGGCGCCGCGCCGTTCACGGGCACGGTCAGCCATCGCGGCTGGCGGGTGGCCGACGTGCGCCTGCCGAAGCTGACGGGCAGCCACGACGCCTCGGTCGTCGCACCGGCGGAGGTGGAACTGTGA
- a CDS encoding Rrf2 family transcriptional regulator, producing MRTDSRLSRMLHVLIHMDHADGPLTSETIATMLGTNPVVVRRLLGGLRDHGYVQSEKGHGGGWALSVALDDITLLDVYGAVGEPPLFSDLVTDDEAECLVEQAVNAHLSATLKEAETALLARFGEVTLGMLSRDFEAKAARRRKPR from the coding sequence GTGAGAACCGATAGCCGCTTGTCGCGCATGCTGCACGTGCTGATCCACATGGACCACGCCGACGGCCCGCTGACGTCGGAGACGATCGCGACGATGCTGGGCACGAACCCGGTGGTCGTGCGACGCCTGCTCGGCGGTTTGCGCGACCACGGCTACGTGCAGTCGGAGAAGGGGCATGGCGGCGGGTGGGCGCTGAGTGTCGCGCTCGACGACATCACGCTGCTCGACGTCTATGGCGCGGTGGGCGAGCCACCGCTGTTCTCCGATCTCGTCACCGACGACGAGGCCGAATGCCTGGTCGAGCAGGCCGTCAACGCGCACCTGTCGGCCACGCTGAAAGAGGCCGAGACGGCGCTGCTCGCGCGCTTCGGCGAAGTCACGCTCGGCATGCTGTCGCGCGATTTCGAAGCGAAGGCGGCCCGGCGGCGCAAGCCGCGCTGA
- a CDS encoding LysR family transcriptional regulator, which produces MLDLDDLRLVRAIGTSRSLASAARLLDLTPPAVTIRLQRMEARLNARLAVRQPKGVALTDEGQRLYQEAVDILERVDALPVSISGDHGDVRGTLRVVAPLGFGRKYVARIVRDLQRAHPKLDITLHLSDSPLTSASGADVVVHVGSLKSSSWIGYPLAPNERFLCASPAYARRIEALNHPSDLARYDCLCLRENDEDIPRWRFSSGGDVKGAPRRSAVIRVTGALSSNDGTVITEWALAGLGIVERSEWDVAPLLANGRLVRLLPDWHLPPAPVTALLPSRTGRSARQRVFLEAATRLLSPPPWRGKA; this is translated from the coding sequence ATGCTCGACCTCGACGACCTTCGGCTCGTACGCGCGATCGGTACGTCGCGCTCGCTGGCCTCCGCCGCCCGGCTGCTCGATCTCACACCGCCCGCGGTCACGATCCGCCTGCAGCGGATGGAGGCGCGCTTGAACGCCAGGCTCGCGGTGCGGCAACCGAAAGGGGTCGCGTTGACCGACGAAGGGCAACGGCTGTACCAGGAAGCCGTCGACATTCTCGAGCGCGTGGACGCGCTGCCGGTCAGCATTTCAGGCGACCACGGCGACGTGCGGGGCACGCTGCGCGTCGTCGCCCCGCTCGGCTTCGGGCGAAAGTACGTCGCGCGGATCGTGCGCGACCTGCAGCGCGCGCACCCGAAACTCGACATCACGCTCCACCTGTCGGACAGCCCGTTGACCAGCGCGTCGGGGGCCGACGTGGTCGTGCACGTCGGCAGCCTCAAGTCGTCGTCGTGGATCGGCTATCCGCTTGCGCCCAACGAGCGATTTCTGTGCGCGAGCCCTGCTTATGCCCGTCGCATCGAGGCATTGAACCATCCGTCCGACCTGGCCCGATACGACTGCCTGTGCCTGCGCGAGAACGACGAGGACATCCCGCGATGGCGCTTCTCGTCCGGCGGCGACGTCAAGGGTGCCCCACGCCGGTCCGCCGTGATCCGCGTCACCGGCGCGCTGTCCTCCAACGACGGCACCGTCATCACCGAATGGGCGCTGGCCGGGCTCGGGATCGTCGAGCGCTCCGAGTGGGACGTCGCTCCGCTGCTCGCGAACGGCAGGCTCGTCCGGTTACTGCCCGACTGGCACCTGCCGCCCGCGCCGGTCACGGCGCTGCTGCCGTCGCGCACCGGCCGTTCCGCGCGGCAACGGGTATTCCTCGAAGCCGCGACGCGGTTGCTGAGCCCGCCGCCGTGGCGCGGCAAGGCATGA
- a CDS encoding DSD1 family PLP-dependent enzyme, whose product MDLQTLNTPAALIDVGRMRHNIGRMQAHLDALGVRFRPHVKTTKCTHVVDAQVAAGAQGVTVSTLKEAEQFFAHGIRDIVYAVGMVPAKLGQALALRRQGCDLKLVTDSLPAAHAIAEFGRAHGERFEVWIEVDVDGHRSGIPPDAGLLIDVGRALVDGGLVLGGVLAHAGSSYEYSTPEALAAIAEQERSRTVRAAERLRAAGLPCPVVSIGSTPTALAARHLDGVTEVRAGVYVMFDLVMHNIGVCDLSDIALSVLTTVIGHQEEKGWAIVDAGWMAMSRDRGTQRQARDFGYGQVCTEHGDVLGDYVMSAANQEHGIVSRAGAPDSGIAQRFPIGTRLRILPNHACATGAQHPEYQAIGDGGSAQAWPRFYGW is encoded by the coding sequence GTGGACCTTCAAACCCTCAACACCCCGGCCGCCCTGATCGACGTCGGCCGCATGCGTCACAACATCGGCCGCATGCAGGCACATCTGGACGCGCTCGGCGTCAGGTTCCGGCCGCACGTCAAGACCACCAAATGCACGCACGTCGTCGATGCCCAGGTCGCCGCGGGCGCGCAAGGCGTCACGGTGTCGACGCTCAAGGAAGCCGAACAGTTTTTCGCGCACGGTATCCGCGACATCGTCTACGCGGTCGGCATGGTGCCCGCGAAGCTCGGCCAGGCGCTCGCGCTGCGCCGGCAGGGCTGCGACCTGAAGCTGGTCACGGACAGCCTGCCGGCTGCACACGCGATCGCCGAATTCGGGCGCGCGCATGGCGAGCGCTTCGAAGTGTGGATCGAGGTCGACGTCGACGGCCACCGCTCGGGGATCCCGCCCGACGCGGGCCTGCTGATCGACGTGGGCCGCGCGCTGGTCGACGGCGGGCTCGTGCTCGGCGGCGTGCTGGCGCACGCGGGCTCGAGCTACGAATACAGCACGCCCGAAGCGCTGGCGGCCATCGCCGAACAGGAGCGCAGCCGCACCGTGCGCGCGGCGGAACGCCTCCGGGCCGCCGGGCTGCCCTGCCCGGTCGTGAGTATCGGCTCGACACCCACCGCGCTCGCGGCGCGACACCTCGACGGCGTCACCGAGGTGCGTGCCGGCGTGTATGTGATGTTCGACCTCGTGATGCACAACATCGGCGTGTGCGACCTGTCCGACATCGCGCTGTCGGTACTGACCACCGTCATCGGGCACCAGGAAGAGAAAGGCTGGGCGATCGTCGACGCAGGCTGGATGGCGATGAGCCGCGACCGCGGCACGCAGCGTCAGGCGCGCGATTTCGGCTACGGGCAGGTCTGCACCGAACACGGCGACGTGCTCGGCGACTACGTGATGAGCGCCGCCAACCAGGAGCACGGGATCGTGTCGCGCGCGGGCGCGCCCGACTCCGGCATCGCGCAACGGTTTCCGATCGGCACCCGCCTGCGCATCCTGCCGAATCACGCGTGCGCCACCGGTGCGCAACATCCCGAGTATCAGGCGATCGGCGACGGCGGCAGCGCGCAGGCGTGGCCGCGCTTCTACGGGTGGTGA
- a CDS encoding ornithine cyclodeaminase family protein has translation MPTDARLLLLDRDAVEPALEAAQVTAAVREAFVLHSQRAGRVFPVVREKLHTGGVFGIKSGDVACQALLGFKAAGFWPGNRALGGEPHQATVALFDPATGRPLCIMDGNAITTARTGAAGGLGLQLLARRDSTRICVFGTGVQARVQLDYALGLLPQRCTVRYVNVSGEPDPEFESAFRERCTIGVARDRNDAVADSDVVITATPGGGALFDADAVRPGTHLTCVGADTAGKRELPAGVLERARIVVDDHDQARSIGECQWAPDLPCTEIGDILAGTASVDRAPHEITVFDMTGLALQDLTVARFLYRQALENGTGISIPWPW, from the coding sequence ATGCCGACAGACGCCCGACTCCTGCTTCTCGACCGTGATGCCGTCGAACCCGCCCTCGAGGCCGCGCAAGTGACGGCGGCGGTTCGCGAAGCATTCGTGCTGCACAGTCAACGGGCCGGGCGCGTGTTTCCGGTGGTTCGCGAGAAGCTGCACACAGGCGGCGTATTCGGGATCAAGTCGGGCGACGTCGCGTGCCAGGCGCTGCTCGGCTTCAAGGCGGCCGGGTTCTGGCCCGGGAACCGGGCGCTCGGCGGCGAACCGCATCAGGCCACCGTCGCGCTGTTCGATCCGGCCACTGGCCGCCCGCTGTGCATCATGGACGGCAATGCGATCACCACCGCGCGAACCGGTGCCGCCGGCGGCCTCGGGCTGCAACTGCTCGCGCGTCGCGACAGCACGCGAATCTGCGTGTTCGGCACGGGCGTGCAGGCGCGCGTCCAGCTCGACTACGCGCTCGGGCTGCTGCCGCAACGGTGCACGGTGCGGTACGTGAACGTCAGCGGCGAGCCCGACCCGGAGTTCGAATCGGCGTTCCGGGAGCGATGCACGATCGGCGTGGCACGCGACCGGAACGACGCGGTGGCCGATAGCGACGTGGTCATCACGGCCACACCGGGCGGCGGCGCGCTGTTCGATGCGGATGCGGTTCGGCCGGGCACCCACCTGACCTGCGTCGGCGCCGACACGGCCGGCAAGCGCGAGCTTCCGGCAGGCGTGCTGGAACGCGCGCGCATCGTCGTGGACGATCACGATCAGGCCCGCAGCATCGGCGAGTGCCAGTGGGCGCCGGATTTGCCATGCACTGAAATCGGTGACATCCTCGCCGGAACCGCGTCGGTCGACCGCGCGCCGCACGAGATCACCGTCTTCGACATGACCGGGCTGGCGCTTCAGGACCTGACCGTCGCCCGCTTCCTGTATCGACAGGCCCTCGAAAACGGCACCGGAATTTCCATTCCGTGGCCGTGGTAA
- a CDS encoding HAD family hydrolase, producing the protein MRLAKVSALSFDLDDTLWPFGPAVVRAEAALHAWLIEHAPGTARVLSTQQALSGLREEYERLCPGLAGDFRAMRIGSIRLALERANEDVALAEHAYAAFFAARNRVEFYDDALPALAWLSARFPLIAVTNGNADLRMTGGGEYFRATLSAQAFGVAKPEPGIFHAAAETLDVQPAELLHVGDDYHLDIVGALNAGLQAAWVVRDTHPEPERVQQQAATPHLTLNDLSMLCRALGGPDDVA; encoded by the coding sequence ATGCGTCTCGCCAAAGTTTCCGCCCTCTCGTTCGACCTGGACGACACCCTGTGGCCGTTCGGGCCGGCCGTCGTACGGGCCGAAGCGGCGCTTCACGCATGGTTGATCGAGCACGCGCCCGGTACCGCGCGCGTGCTGTCCACGCAGCAGGCGCTGAGCGGGTTGCGTGAGGAATACGAACGATTGTGCCCCGGGCTCGCCGGCGATTTCCGTGCGATGAGGATCGGATCGATCCGGCTTGCGCTGGAGCGTGCGAACGAGGATGTCGCGCTCGCCGAGCACGCGTACGCGGCGTTCTTTGCCGCGCGCAACCGGGTCGAATTCTATGACGATGCGTTGCCCGCGCTCGCGTGGTTGAGCGCGCGGTTTCCGTTGATCGCGGTGACCAACGGCAACGCCGACCTCCGGATGACCGGCGGCGGCGAATACTTTCGTGCGACGCTCAGCGCGCAGGCGTTCGGGGTCGCGAAGCCGGAGCCCGGGATCTTCCATGCGGCGGCGGAAACGCTCGACGTGCAGCCGGCGGAACTGCTGCACGTCGGGGACGACTATCACCTCGATATCGTCGGTGCGTTGAACGCGGGGCTTCAGGCAGCGTGGGTGGTTCGCGACACGCATCCGGAACCGGAACGTGTGCAGCAGCAGGCCGCCACGCCGCACCTTACGCTCAACGACCTGTCGATGCTGTGTCGCGCGCTCGGCGGGCCTGACGACGTAGCGTGA
- a CDS encoding glutathione S-transferase family protein, translating to MKLYGFAGTRTQRALWGLKELDADFEFVSVNLLQGEHKRPEFLRLNPAGKVPVLVDGDLVIPESAAIVLHLADKYPEKALLPVDPALRAQAYRWVMFAVTELEQPLWRITRHSFLYPPEKRSPADIELAREDFRTMAAILDKHLEGREFIVGDTLTVADCVTAYLIDWAGECNLIESFPQLRAYLERLYARPKAPQRIADARKAA from the coding sequence ATGAAGCTTTACGGATTTGCCGGCACCCGCACTCAGCGCGCGCTGTGGGGGCTGAAGGAGCTGGATGCCGACTTCGAGTTCGTCTCGGTGAACCTGCTCCAGGGCGAGCACAAGCGGCCCGAATTCCTGCGCCTCAATCCGGCCGGCAAGGTGCCCGTGCTGGTGGACGGCGACCTCGTGATCCCCGAGTCGGCCGCGATCGTGCTGCATCTCGCGGACAAGTACCCGGAGAAGGCGTTGCTGCCGGTCGATCCGGCGCTGCGCGCGCAGGCCTACCGGTGGGTGATGTTCGCGGTGACGGAGCTCGAGCAGCCGCTGTGGCGGATCACGCGGCATTCGTTCCTCTATCCGCCAGAAAAGCGCTCGCCGGCCGACATCGAACTGGCGCGCGAGGATTTCAGGACGATGGCCGCGATTCTGGACAAGCATCTGGAAGGGCGCGAGTTCATCGTCGGCGACACGCTGACGGTGGCCGATTGCGTGACGGCTTACCTGATCGACTGGGCCGGCGAATGCAACCTGATCGAATCGTTCCCGCAGTTGCGGGCGTACCTCGAACGGCTGTATGCGCGGCCGAAGGCGCCGCAGCGGATCGCGGACGCGCGCAAGGCGGCGTGA
- a CDS encoding MarR family winged helix-turn-helix transcriptional regulator translates to MARKEKLPFETTLMVRDCCLCLHMQRAARNLARIFDDVLRPLDLTNGQFSLLMSLNRPQPAPMKSVASVLAMDRTTLTAALKPLERRGLVTIAQDPDDRRSRLLELTQAGHDLLAEAFPLWQQTHAEIERPFAPGEVDQLRGQLRVLSVDPAERG, encoded by the coding sequence ATGGCACGAAAAGAAAAGCTCCCTTTCGAAACGACGCTGATGGTGCGCGATTGCTGCCTGTGCCTGCACATGCAGCGCGCGGCGCGCAATCTTGCGCGGATCTTCGACGATGTGCTGCGCCCGCTCGACCTCACCAACGGCCAGTTTTCGCTGCTGATGTCGCTGAACCGGCCGCAGCCGGCGCCGATGAAATCGGTCGCATCGGTGCTCGCGATGGATCGCACCACGCTCACGGCCGCGCTCAAACCGCTCGAGCGGCGCGGCCTCGTCACGATCGCGCAGGACCCGGACGACCGGCGCAGCCGTCTGCTCGAACTGACGCAGGCCGGCCACGACCTGCTGGCCGAGGCATTTCCGCTGTGGCAGCAGACGCATGCCGAGATCGAACGGCCGTTCGCACCGGGGGAAGTCGATCAGTTGCGCGGCCAGTTGCGTGTGCTGTCCGTCGATCCGGCCGAACGCGGCTGA
- a CDS encoding TetR/AcrR family transcriptional regulator has product MKKETGTPGNAPDTRERILQTASELFYREGTRAVGVDLIVAQAGVAKTSLYRHFATKDDLIEAFLLREDADFWAHWDAVAAQYRRTPREELDAQLQWIGERIARPGYRGCPQINIAAEYADGNHPARKVAVAHKQELRRRLTELAGAMGVDEPETFALRLATVIDGALSSGQALHAHGPVAFLQEFAQLLLPKKGRKQAGLPR; this is encoded by the coding sequence ATGAAAAAGGAAACAGGTACACCAGGGAACGCGCCCGATACGCGCGAACGCATTCTGCAAACGGCCAGCGAGCTGTTCTACCGGGAGGGTACGCGCGCGGTCGGCGTGGACCTGATCGTCGCGCAGGCGGGCGTGGCGAAGACGAGCCTCTATCGTCACTTCGCGACGAAGGACGACCTGATCGAAGCGTTCCTGCTGCGCGAGGACGCCGATTTCTGGGCGCATTGGGATGCGGTGGCCGCGCAGTACCGGCGCACGCCGCGCGAGGAACTGGATGCGCAGCTGCAATGGATCGGTGAACGCATCGCGCGCCCCGGCTATCGCGGTTGCCCGCAGATCAACATCGCCGCCGAATACGCGGACGGCAATCATCCGGCCCGCAAGGTGGCCGTCGCGCACAAGCAGGAGCTGCGGCGCCGGCTGACCGAACTGGCGGGCGCGATGGGCGTCGACGAACCGGAAACCTTCGCGCTGCGGCTCGCGACCGTCATCGACGGCGCGCTGAGCAGCGGGCAGGCGCTGCATGCGCACGGGCCCGTGGCCTTCCTGCAGGAATTCGCCCAACTGCTGTTGCCGAAGAAGGGCCGGAAGCAGGCCGGCCTGCCGCGGTAA
- a CDS encoding saccharopine dehydrogenase family protein, translating into MDDRMTVAVYGATGHTGRFVVAELARRGLRAIRIGRDAARLAEGGGAASLARVAAIDDPAALDTALRGADTVINCAGPYLDTALPLADAALRAAIPYLDLTAEQPSVLALAEHCDARARAAGVTVVPAAAFYGGLADLLVTAVVDKSQPIERVDIATGLDRWHPTRGTRVTGERNRAVRLVQKDGKPTPVPSTARERAWPFPPPIGQVDVTLLPFSEVMTLSRHLRIDTIESWLATLALRDVRDAATPPPVPTDALGRSAQQFAMDAIVVQGGTTHRATASGRDIYAVSAPIIVEAAMRLMTGNTVVSGGVRSLGELFDARDFLAALDSVAVSFGTTTDPVFHKETQT; encoded by the coding sequence ATGGACGATCGAATGACGGTTGCAGTCTATGGCGCCACGGGTCATACCGGGCGGTTTGTCGTCGCCGAACTGGCACGGCGCGGCCTGCGCGCGATCCGCATCGGCCGCGATGCGGCGCGGCTCGCGGAAGGCGGCGGCGCAGCGTCGCTCGCGCGCGTCGCCGCGATCGACGATCCGGCCGCGCTCGACACCGCGCTGCGCGGCGCGGATACCGTGATCAACTGCGCGGGGCCGTATCTCGATACCGCGCTGCCGCTGGCCGATGCCGCACTGCGGGCCGCCATCCCCTATCTCGACCTGACGGCCGAGCAGCCGTCGGTGCTGGCGCTGGCCGAACACTGCGATGCCCGGGCACGCGCCGCGGGCGTGACCGTCGTGCCGGCCGCGGCGTTCTACGGCGGCCTGGCCGACCTGCTCGTCACGGCCGTCGTGGACAAGAGCCAGCCGATCGAGCGCGTCGATATCGCGACCGGGCTCGACCGCTGGCACCCGACGCGCGGCACGCGCGTGACGGGCGAACGCAACCGCGCGGTACGGCTCGTGCAGAAGGACGGAAAGCCGACGCCGGTGCCGTCGACCGCACGCGAACGCGCATGGCCGTTCCCGCCGCCGATCGGTCAGGTCGACGTCACGCTGCTGCCGTTTTCGGAAGTGATGACGCTCTCGCGCCACCTGCGCATCGACACGATCGAATCGTGGCTCGCGACGCTCGCGCTGCGCGACGTGCGCGATGCCGCCACGCCGCCGCCCGTGCCGACCGACGCGCTGGGCCGCTCGGCGCAGCAGTTCGCGATGGACGCGATCGTCGTGCAGGGCGGCACGACGCACCGCGCGACCGCGTCCGGGCGCGACATCTACGCGGTCAGCGCACCGATCATCGTCGAGGCCGCCATGCGCCTGATGACGGGCAACACCGTGGTGTCAGGCGGCGTGCGCAGTCTCGGCGAACTGTTCGACGCGCGCGATTTTCTCGCGGCGCTCGATTCGGTGGCAGTATCGTTCGGCACGACGACCGACCCGGTTTTCCACAAGGAGACACAAACATGA
- a CDS encoding isocitrate lyase/PEP mutase family protein — MSSNEKGAYFRSLHRAGQPLALFNVWDAGSARTAADAGAVALATGSWSVAAANGFVDGEQMPRAVMMEVLERITRATALPITVDLESGYGERPEDVAETIALSIEAGAIGCNLEDSFPATGELRDVEAAAARLAAARQAADRAGADYFINARTDVFFKAPADTHDERLLDATLARARAYAAAGADGLFVPGLRSPALIRALTAASPLPVNVMRVAETPTLAELADYGVARISHGPYPYLQAMKTLAEMVRQGG; from the coding sequence ATGAGCAGCAACGAGAAAGGCGCGTATTTCCGGTCGCTTCACCGCGCGGGCCAGCCGCTGGCGCTATTCAACGTGTGGGACGCCGGCAGCGCGCGCACGGCGGCCGACGCGGGCGCCGTCGCGCTGGCAACCGGCAGCTGGTCGGTCGCGGCGGCCAACGGGTTCGTCGACGGCGAGCAGATGCCGCGCGCGGTCATGATGGAGGTGCTCGAGCGCATCACGCGCGCGACCGCCCTGCCCATCACCGTCGATCTCGAAAGCGGGTACGGCGAGCGGCCGGAAGATGTCGCCGAAACGATCGCGCTCAGCATCGAGGCCGGCGCGATCGGCTGCAACCTCGAGGACAGCTTTCCGGCGACGGGCGAATTGCGTGACGTCGAAGCTGCCGCAGCCCGTCTCGCGGCAGCACGGCAGGCGGCCGATCGCGCGGGCGCCGACTACTTCATCAACGCGCGTACCGACGTGTTCTTCAAGGCGCCGGCCGACACGCACGACGAGCGCCTGCTCGATGCCACGCTGGCCCGCGCACGCGCGTACGCGGCGGCCGGCGCCGACGGGCTCTTCGTGCCGGGGCTGCGCTCGCCGGCGCTCATTCGCGCGCTGACGGCCGCATCGCCGCTGCCGGTGAACGTGATGCGCGTCGCGGAAACGCCGACATTGGCCGAACTCGCGGACTACGGCGTGGCCCGCATCAGTCACGGGCCGTATCCGTACCTGCAGGCGATGAAGACGCTGGCGGAGATGGTCAGGCAGGGCGGCTAG
- a CDS encoding MFS transporter has translation MNPGISSVAATAAPREPAWGAVFAMALGVFGLVTAEFLPASLLTPMAESLGVTEGVAGQAVTATATVALVTSLLISAVTRTIDRRRVLLAFSVLLVASNLAVAFATSLTMLLIGRVVLGVALGGFWTMATATTMRLVPTAMVPRALSIIFSGVAVATIASAPMGSYFGHLIGWRNVFLIAGALGGIAFVSQLVTLPSLPPSGTTRLRTLIDVLRRPTVGLGMFATILVFTGHFAFFTYLRPFLEQVAGVGVNGLSAILLGYGIANFVGTSLAGRVLEHRLRPMLIAMPALMVVLAVALVALGRAPMIDAVLVALWGMAFGGVPVAWSTWVTRTVPDEAESAGGLIVAAIQLAIATGAAAGGVVFDANGAAGVFVGAAVVLAVAVAAIVTGVPKRVGVAAS, from the coding sequence ATGAATCCCGGAATTTCCTCTGTCGCCGCGACGGCGGCCCCCCGCGAACCGGCCTGGGGCGCGGTATTTGCGATGGCGCTCGGCGTGTTCGGGCTCGTCACGGCCGAATTCCTGCCCGCGAGCCTGCTGACGCCGATGGCCGAGAGCCTCGGCGTGACCGAAGGCGTCGCCGGGCAGGCCGTCACGGCCACCGCGACGGTGGCGCTCGTCACGAGCCTCCTGATCTCCGCGGTGACGCGCACGATCGACCGGCGGCGCGTGCTGCTCGCGTTTTCGGTGTTGCTCGTCGCGTCGAATCTAGCGGTCGCGTTCGCGACCAGCCTGACGATGCTGCTGATCGGCCGCGTCGTGCTCGGCGTCGCGCTGGGCGGCTTCTGGACGATGGCGACGGCCACCACGATGCGGCTGGTGCCGACGGCGATGGTGCCGCGTGCGCTGTCGATCATCTTCAGCGGCGTGGCGGTCGCGACGATCGCGTCCGCGCCGATGGGCAGCTACTTCGGTCACCTGATCGGCTGGCGCAACGTGTTCCTGATCGCGGGCGCGCTCGGCGGCATCGCGTTCGTGTCGCAGCTCGTCACGCTGCCGTCGCTGCCGCCGAGCGGCACGACGCGGCTGCGGACGCTGATCGACGTGCTGCGCCGGCCGACCGTCGGCCTCGGGATGTTCGCGACGATCCTCGTGTTCACCGGGCATTTCGCGTTCTTCACGTATCTACGGCCGTTCCTCGAACAGGTCGCGGGCGTCGGCGTGAACGGCCTGTCGGCGATCCTGCTCGGCTACGGTATCGCCAACTTCGTCGGTACGTCGCTCGCGGGCCGCGTGCTCGAACACCGGCTGCGGCCGATGCTGATCGCGATGCCCGCGCTGATGGTCGTGCTCGCCGTCGCGCTCGTCGCGCTCGGCCGCGCGCCGATGATCGATGCGGTGCTCGTCGCGTTGTGGGGGATGGCCTTCGGCGGCGTGCCGGTCGCGTGGTCGACCTGGGTCACGCGCACCGTGCCCGATGAAGCCGAAAGTGCGGGCGGGCTGATCGTCGCGGCGATCCAGCTTGCCATCGCGACGGGGGCGGCGGCCGGTGGCGTCGTGTTCGACGCGAACGGCGCGGCTGGCGTGTTCGTGGGCGCGGCCGTCGTGCTGGCCGTCGCGGTCGCGGCGATCGTGACGGGCGTGCCGAAGCGGGTCGGCGTCGCCGCGTCCTGA